In Actinoplanes derwentensis, the following proteins share a genomic window:
- a CDS encoding NUDIX domain-containing protein: MTSVHRPAVRVLCFDASGWVLLLNWEDPVSGERLWEPPGGGIDPGETPWQAARRELAEETGLDASLVGERFADVERGSVWKGVRYTGAEQFFAAFFPTVRPPLVRDNLLPYEQNELIAHRWVDPAALTALPDRLEPPSLPELVREFRTWG; encoded by the coding sequence ATGACGTCCGTTCACCGACCGGCAGTTCGCGTGCTCTGTTTCGACGCCAGCGGCTGGGTCCTGCTGCTGAACTGGGAGGACCCGGTCTCGGGCGAACGGCTCTGGGAGCCGCCGGGTGGCGGGATCGATCCGGGGGAGACACCGTGGCAGGCGGCGCGACGGGAACTGGCCGAGGAGACCGGGCTCGATGCGTCCCTGGTGGGGGAGCGGTTCGCCGACGTGGAACGGGGCAGCGTCTGGAAAGGCGTCCGGTACACCGGGGCCGAGCAGTTCTTCGCGGCGTTCTTCCCCACGGTGCGGCCGCCGCTGGTCCGGGACAATCTGCTGCCGTACGAGCAGAATGAACTGATCGCCCATCGGTGGGTCGACCCGGCCGCGCTGACCGCTCTGCCCGACCGCCTGGAGCCACCCTCCCTGCCCGAGCTGGTCAGGGAGTTCCGCACCTGGGGCTGA
- a CDS encoding L-threonylcarbamoyladenylate synthase translates to MAKYFDVHPDNPQPRSIHQVVDLIRADGLIAYPTDSCFALGCRMGSKDALDRIRAIRHLDDRHHFTLLCHDFAQLGQFVTVNNALFRAVKASTPGPYTFILPATKEVPRRLLHPKKKTVGVRITSHSTAQAILAELGEPLVSSTLLLPGELEPMTQGWEIKEALDHVIDAVIDSGECGTEPTTVIDLSEGTPEILRVGAGDPDRFMPSGV, encoded by the coding sequence GTGGCCAAGTACTTCGACGTGCACCCGGACAACCCGCAGCCCCGCAGCATTCATCAGGTCGTCGACCTGATCCGCGCTGACGGGCTGATCGCCTATCCGACCGACTCCTGTTTCGCCCTCGGCTGCCGGATGGGCAGCAAGGACGCCCTGGACCGGATCCGGGCGATCCGGCATCTGGACGACCGGCACCATTTCACGCTGCTGTGTCATGACTTCGCACAGCTGGGGCAGTTCGTGACGGTCAACAACGCGCTGTTCCGGGCGGTGAAGGCCTCGACGCCGGGGCCGTACACGTTCATCCTGCCCGCGACCAAAGAGGTGCCGCGACGGCTGCTGCACCCGAAGAAGAAGACCGTCGGCGTCCGGATCACCAGTCACTCCACGGCCCAGGCGATCCTCGCCGAGCTGGGTGAGCCGCTGGTCTCGTCGACGCTGTTGCTGCCCGGCGAGCTGGAGCCGATGACACAGGGCTGGGAGATCAAGGAGGCCCTGGATCACGTGATCGACGCGGTGATCGACTCCGGGGAGTGCGGCACCGAGCCGACAACCGTGATCGACCTGTCCGAGGGCACGCCGGAGATCCTGCGGGTCGGCGCAGGCGATCCGGACCGGTTCATGCCGAGCGGAGTTTGA
- a CDS encoding AfsR/SARP family transcriptional regulator, translated as MRLRTGGNDIDLGPGKQRCLLAALLLSPRQVIPAGTLIDRVWDDSPPRSGTPLAPYATRLRRVLDPVLGPGSIRFTDGGYLIDCDPELVDLHRARRHVTEARAAEDTGDHEQAIGLLRTALDGWESEALAGVPGSWAARVRDSLTRERLDVHTRLGRAVLRAGRAEDAAGILAPVAAEHPTAESLAAVLMRALVEAGRPAQALETFARASDAIADQLGTGPGPELTGLHTRILRDDAASASPASAVPAPTSPAPAPVARPAAPAQLPAGAIAFTGRRAEAAELDRILAGGSRIAVVTGPPGVGKSALAVHWGHGARERFPDGQLYLNLRGFDRREEVMTPDEAAHNLVTALAPGHPIPPGLDARIGLLRSLLHGRRLLIVLDNARDAAHARPLLPGTGDNAVIVTSRDRLSGLVASHGALPVPLAVLDGGQAGELLAGRLGRVRLTAEPDTVAALVAATAGLPLALVTVAARAAMRTGQPLAELAAELAASRLDGLGDGDDETDPRIVFSWSYRALSPAGARLFRLLGVNPGPDISAATIRSLEGATGSPDGVTGPLTGVGDEPGAALTELVTASLISEQRPGRYVMHDLLRAYAADLLEETERDPAARRLLDHLLHTARAAAALREPHRPRRAASEPAAGVRPERLAGEAECFTWFAAEIPNLMAALRFAAEIDDYGWQMPWEMSGFLERQGHWDDWSAVERIAVAAAHRRGEPVAEAAARRSLARSHIKVGQYDDAEKQYAEASRIYERIGDPGGRAHVLFGLAWMRDQQGRHAECQELILLSRPLFREAGDKVVEARALSALGWSTARDGRHDLALGYLRDALVLHQEMNDRHGSASTWDSIGWAHMNLGDHVEAIAAFRQALEFGLEITDLFREADIREHLGDALIRAGDSAEAAAQWREALALLERIDHPRAAELAVKLRSA; from the coding sequence ATGCGGTTGCGGACCGGCGGGAACGACATCGATCTGGGCCCCGGGAAACAACGCTGCCTGCTCGCCGCCCTGCTGCTCAGCCCACGCCAGGTGATCCCGGCCGGCACCCTGATCGACCGGGTCTGGGACGACTCGCCACCGCGTTCGGGCACCCCGCTCGCGCCGTACGCCACCCGCCTGCGCCGGGTCCTCGACCCGGTCCTGGGTCCCGGCAGCATCCGGTTCACCGACGGCGGCTACCTGATCGACTGCGACCCCGAACTGGTCGACCTGCACCGGGCCCGCCGCCACGTGACCGAGGCCCGTGCCGCCGAGGACACCGGTGACCACGAGCAGGCCATCGGACTGCTGCGTACCGCCCTCGACGGCTGGGAGAGCGAAGCCCTCGCCGGAGTGCCCGGCTCCTGGGCGGCCCGGGTCCGGGACTCGCTGACCCGGGAACGTCTCGACGTCCACACCCGGCTGGGCCGCGCCGTCCTGCGCGCCGGGCGGGCCGAGGACGCCGCCGGGATCCTGGCCCCGGTGGCCGCCGAACACCCCACCGCCGAGAGCCTGGCCGCCGTGCTGATGCGAGCCCTGGTCGAGGCCGGCCGCCCGGCGCAGGCCCTGGAGACGTTCGCCCGGGCCAGTGACGCCATCGCCGACCAACTCGGCACCGGCCCCGGCCCGGAACTCACCGGCCTGCACACCCGCATCCTGCGCGACGACGCCGCCTCCGCATCGCCCGCCTCCGCAGTTCCTGCGCCGACGTCGCCTGCACCCGCCCCGGTTGCTCGTCCCGCCGCGCCCGCCCAGCTTCCGGCCGGCGCCATCGCCTTCACCGGCCGCCGCGCCGAGGCCGCCGAACTCGACCGGATCCTCGCCGGTGGTTCCCGGATCGCCGTCGTCACCGGCCCGCCCGGCGTCGGCAAGTCCGCGCTGGCCGTGCACTGGGGACACGGCGCCCGCGAGCGGTTCCCGGACGGGCAGCTCTACCTCAACCTGCGCGGCTTCGACCGCCGGGAGGAGGTGATGACCCCCGATGAGGCGGCCCACAACCTGGTCACCGCACTCGCACCCGGTCACCCGATCCCGCCCGGCCTGGACGCCCGGATCGGGCTGCTGCGGAGCCTGCTCCACGGGCGGCGACTGCTGATCGTGCTGGACAACGCCCGCGACGCCGCCCACGCCCGGCCGCTGCTGCCCGGCACCGGGGACAACGCCGTCATCGTGACCAGCCGGGACCGGCTCAGCGGCCTGGTCGCCTCGCACGGCGCCCTGCCGGTGCCGCTCGCCGTCCTGGACGGCGGACAGGCCGGGGAACTGCTCGCCGGACGCCTCGGCCGGGTCCGCCTCACCGCCGAACCGGACACCGTCGCCGCCCTGGTCGCCGCCACCGCGGGCCTGCCGCTCGCCCTCGTCACGGTGGCCGCCCGGGCCGCCATGCGCACCGGGCAGCCACTCGCCGAACTCGCCGCCGAACTCGCCGCGTCCCGGCTCGACGGACTCGGCGACGGCGACGACGAGACCGATCCACGGATCGTGTTCTCCTGGTCCTACCGGGCACTCAGCCCCGCCGGGGCCCGGCTGTTCCGGTTGCTCGGCGTCAACCCGGGCCCGGACATCTCAGCGGCCACGATCCGCTCCCTGGAGGGCGCGACCGGCTCCCCGGACGGCGTGACCGGGCCCTTGACGGGCGTGGGTGACGAGCCCGGGGCGGCGCTGACCGAACTCGTCACCGCCAGCCTGATCAGCGAGCAGCGGCCGGGTCGGTACGTGATGCACGACCTTCTCCGGGCGTACGCCGCTGATCTGCTGGAAGAAACCGAACGTGACCCGGCGGCGCGCCGCCTCCTGGACCACCTGCTGCACACCGCGCGAGCCGCCGCCGCGCTCCGGGAGCCGCATCGCCCGCGGCGGGCGGCGAGCGAACCGGCGGCGGGGGTGCGGCCCGAGCGGCTCGCCGGGGAGGCCGAGTGCTTCACCTGGTTCGCCGCCGAGATCCCGAACCTGATGGCGGCCCTCCGGTTCGCCGCCGAGATCGACGACTACGGCTGGCAGATGCCCTGGGAGATGTCCGGTTTCCTGGAACGGCAGGGCCACTGGGACGACTGGAGCGCGGTCGAGCGGATCGCCGTCGCCGCCGCCCACCGCCGGGGCGAGCCGGTCGCCGAGGCCGCCGCCCGCCGGTCGCTGGCGCGCAGCCACATCAAGGTCGGCCAGTACGACGATGCCGAGAAGCAGTACGCCGAGGCGTCCCGGATCTACGAGCGGATCGGTGATCCGGGCGGGCGCGCCCACGTGCTGTTCGGGCTCGCCTGGATGCGCGACCAGCAGGGCCGCCACGCCGAGTGCCAGGAGCTGATCCTGCTGTCCCGCCCGCTCTTCCGGGAGGCAGGCGACAAGGTCGTCGAGGCGCGGGCCCTCAGCGCGCTGGGCTGGTCGACGGCCCGGGACGGACGCCACGACCTGGCCCTGGGGTACCTTCGCGACGCCCTGGTGCTACACCAGGAGATGAACGACCGGCACGGCAGTGCCTCGACCTGGGACAGCATCGGCTGGGCGCATATGAACCTCGGCGACCACGTCGAGGCGATCGCCGCCTTCCGCCAGGCGCTGGAGTTCGGCCTGGAGATCACCGACCTGTTCCGGGAAGCGGACATCCGGGAGCACCTGGGTGATGCGCTGATCCGGGCCGGTGACAGTGCGGAGGCGGCGGCTCAGTGGCGGGAGGCGCTCGCCCTGCTGGAGCGGATCGACCACCCACGGGCCGCGGAGCTGGCGGTCAAACTCCGCTCGGCATGA
- a CDS encoding sugar ABC transporter substrate-binding protein, with translation MRKSLLALVAAGLLTSATLTACDGGTDGATGSDAATISGGSEKVTGTDGIAVILPDTTTDRWVNDDPKYLQAQFDKAGVPAQIFNAESDEDEFKRIAKTALDKGFKVLIIANLDAASAKAVIDDAHSRNVPVIDYDRLTLNGAADYYVSFDNEKVGQLQADGLLDCLRRKRVSNPVIAELNGSPTDNNAFLFKAGYDTVLNERFDNATAVKGPDQFVPDWKEDNAREIFELMFKQYPNINGVLSANDGLGNAAIEVLKKKGKNGKVPVTGQDASIKGLQNILAGDQCMTVYKDTRIEAEAAAELAISLYKNEKPVVADKLKDPESGLYIPFKRLEPKAINIRNIKSVVDGGYVKAADLCIAAVREACQTAKIID, from the coding sequence ATGCGCAAGTCTTTACTCGCCCTGGTAGCCGCCGGCCTCCTGACGTCGGCAACACTCACGGCTTGTGATGGCGGGACAGACGGTGCTACTGGTAGTGACGCCGCTACCATCAGTGGTGGCAGTGAGAAGGTGACCGGAACTGACGGTATCGCCGTGATCCTGCCGGACACCACGACCGACCGCTGGGTCAACGACGACCCGAAATATCTTCAGGCCCAGTTCGACAAAGCCGGCGTCCCCGCGCAGATCTTCAACGCCGAGAGCGACGAGGACGAGTTCAAGCGGATCGCGAAAACCGCTCTGGACAAGGGCTTCAAGGTCCTGATCATCGCGAACCTCGACGCGGCCAGCGCCAAGGCCGTCATCGACGACGCGCACTCCCGCAACGTGCCGGTGATCGACTACGACCGGCTCACCCTCAACGGTGCCGCCGACTACTACGTCAGCTTCGACAACGAGAAGGTCGGCCAGTTGCAGGCCGACGGGCTGCTCGACTGCCTGCGGCGCAAGCGAGTCAGCAACCCGGTGATCGCCGAGCTCAACGGCTCCCCGACGGACAACAACGCCTTCCTGTTCAAGGCGGGTTACGACACGGTCCTCAACGAGCGTTTCGACAACGCCACCGCGGTCAAGGGCCCGGACCAGTTCGTGCCGGACTGGAAAGAGGACAACGCCCGCGAGATCTTCGAGCTGATGTTCAAGCAGTACCCGAACATCAACGGTGTCCTCTCCGCCAACGACGGTCTCGGCAACGCGGCGATCGAGGTGCTCAAGAAGAAGGGCAAGAACGGCAAGGTTCCGGTCACCGGTCAGGACGCCAGCATCAAGGGCCTGCAGAACATTCTCGCCGGTGACCAGTGCATGACCGTCTACAAGGACACCCGGATCGAGGCCGAGGCCGCTGCCGAACTGGCGATCAGCCTCTACAAGAACGAGAAGCCGGTGGTCGCGGACAAGTTGAAGGACCCGGAGTCCGGCCTCTACATCCCGTTCAAGCGGCTGGAGCCGAAGGCCATCAACATCCGCAACATCAAGTCGGTCGTCGACGGTGGTTACGTCAAAGCCGCCGACCTCTGCATCGCGGCGGTCCGCGAGGCCTGCCAGACCGCCAAGATCATCGATTAA
- a CDS encoding SGNH/GDSL hydrolase family protein has product MGTPGEAGQRDSIARAPARVGTWAAAPTAVPTEKILTLAAKTVRQVVHTSVGGDLPRLTLSNEYGAEPVRIGAASIAVRSGTGRSSNTVPGSARPLTFDGATEVVIPPGETVVSDVADMIIGAGMDLVISLYLPDPTIVGTVSPRSKQSNLIVAGDATAVDGPGTGKRVTRYLWITGLSVRTVRNAASIVALGDSITCGTETTDNTNHRWPDLLAARFRVDRVPRGLLNVGLSGNRLLFGYEDKTGQAAEEASVGAAALRRFDRDVLGQPGVRYVVTLIGVNDLANNPSVTPAQLIAGHRELILRARSAGLLVVGGTLLPFGAASARYNNPANLIKRHTLNTWIKVGGEYDAVVDFDAAVRDPAAPERMQARYDSGDGLHPNDLGTAALAAAIPLDLFR; this is encoded by the coding sequence ATGGGCACGCCCGGTGAGGCCGGTCAGCGCGACAGCATCGCACGCGCGCCCGCCCGGGTCGGCACCTGGGCCGCCGCGCCGACAGCGGTCCCGACCGAGAAGATTCTCACGCTCGCCGCGAAGACCGTCCGGCAGGTGGTGCACACCAGCGTCGGCGGTGACCTGCCCCGCCTGACCCTGTCGAACGAGTACGGCGCGGAGCCGGTCCGGATCGGCGCCGCCAGCATCGCCGTGCGCTCCGGCACCGGCCGGTCCAGCAACACCGTCCCCGGCAGCGCCCGCCCGCTCACCTTCGACGGCGCGACCGAGGTCGTCATCCCGCCTGGCGAGACGGTGGTCAGTGACGTCGCCGACATGATCATCGGGGCCGGCATGGACCTGGTGATCAGCCTCTACCTGCCGGACCCGACGATCGTCGGCACGGTCAGCCCCCGCTCCAAGCAGTCGAACCTGATCGTCGCCGGCGACGCCACCGCAGTGGACGGCCCCGGCACCGGCAAACGGGTCACCCGCTACCTGTGGATCACCGGGCTCAGCGTGCGCACGGTCCGTAACGCGGCCTCGATCGTGGCCCTCGGTGACTCGATCACGTGCGGCACCGAGACCACCGACAACACCAATCACCGCTGGCCCGACCTGCTGGCCGCCCGGTTCCGCGTCGATCGGGTGCCGCGCGGGCTGCTCAACGTCGGTCTCAGCGGCAACCGGCTGCTCTTCGGCTATGAGGACAAGACCGGGCAGGCCGCGGAGGAGGCGTCGGTGGGCGCGGCGGCGCTGCGCCGGTTCGACCGGGACGTGCTAGGCCAGCCCGGCGTGCGTTACGTGGTGACCCTGATCGGCGTCAACGACCTGGCCAACAACCCGTCGGTGACACCGGCCCAGCTGATCGCCGGGCACCGGGAGCTGATCCTGCGGGCCAGGTCTGCCGGGCTGCTGGTGGTCGGTGGCACCCTGCTGCCGTTCGGCGCCGCCTCGGCCCGCTACAACAACCCGGCCAACCTGATCAAACGGCACACCCTCAACACCTGGATCAAGGTCGGCGGGGAGTACGACGCGGTGGTCGACTTCGACGCGGCGGTCCGTGACCCGGCCGCCCCGGAGCGGATGCAGGCGCGGTACGACTCCGGCGACGGACTGCACCCCAACGACCTGGGCACGGCGGCGCTCGCGGCGGCCATCCCGCTGGATCTGTTCCGCTGA
- a CDS encoding lytic polysaccharide monooxygenase auxiliary activity family 9 protein — protein sequence MRLLKMAAVVLFTAAAGILALPGPAQAHGALQAPGSRTWLCYQDGRNPSTGAIEPKNAACAAAVAASGVNSLYNWFAVLRSDGAGRVNGFLPDGQLCSGGTGGPYNFTGFNLARNDWPLTHLTSGANVQFKYNNWARHPGTFSLYITKNGYDPTKTLAWSDLEPVAFDAVTNPAETGGPGTDDGHYYWNGTLPAGKTGKHLIYSVWARSDSQETFYGCSDVIFDGGNGEVTGVGGGTSPSPSTSPSPTTSTTPNPNPSGCTAMYSIVSSWTGGFQGEIMVHAGATAVNGWNTSWTWPGSQTLAQVWSGKGTSSGSLVSVTNENWNATVPANGYVTFGFLASGTAAPQVQNLTCSTG from the coding sequence ATGCGTTTGCTGAAGATGGCCGCGGTGGTCCTGTTCACCGCCGCGGCCGGGATCCTGGCTCTGCCCGGTCCCGCCCAGGCACACGGCGCGCTCCAGGCGCCCGGCAGCCGTACCTGGCTCTGCTACCAGGACGGCCGTAACCCGTCGACCGGCGCGATCGAGCCCAAGAACGCCGCCTGCGCCGCGGCCGTCGCGGCGAGTGGCGTCAACTCGCTCTACAACTGGTTCGCCGTGCTCCGCTCGGACGGGGCGGGCCGGGTCAACGGCTTCCTCCCGGACGGGCAGCTGTGCAGCGGCGGGACCGGTGGGCCGTACAACTTCACCGGATTCAACCTGGCCCGCAACGACTGGCCGCTGACCCACCTGACGTCCGGCGCGAACGTGCAGTTCAAGTACAACAACTGGGCCCGCCACCCGGGCACGTTCTCGCTGTACATCACCAAGAACGGCTACGACCCGACCAAGACGCTGGCCTGGAGTGACCTGGAGCCGGTGGCGTTCGACGCGGTCACCAACCCGGCCGAGACCGGCGGGCCGGGCACCGACGACGGCCACTACTACTGGAACGGCACGCTCCCGGCCGGCAAGACCGGCAAGCACCTGATCTACTCGGTGTGGGCGCGTTCGGACAGCCAGGAGACCTTCTACGGCTGTTCCGACGTGATCTTCGACGGCGGCAACGGCGAGGTCACCGGGGTCGGCGGCGGCACCAGTCCGTCACCGTCGACGAGCCCTTCACCCACCACTTCGACGACCCCCAACCCCAACCCCAGCGGTTGTACGGCGATGTACAGCATCGTCTCGTCCTGGACCGGCGGGTTCCAGGGAGAGATCATGGTGCACGCCGGAGCGACCGCGGTGAACGGCTGGAACACCTCCTGGACGTGGCCGGGTAGTCAGACGCTCGCCCAGGTCTGGAGTGGCAAGGGCACCAGCAGCGGTTCGCTGGTGTCGGTGACGAACGAGAACTGGAACGCCACGGTCCCGGCCAACGGTTACGTGACATTCGGTTTCCTGGCCTCCGGCACAGCCGCGCCACAGGTTCAGAACCTAACGTGCTCCACCGGATGA
- the helR gene encoding RNA polymerase recycling motor ATPase HelR translates to MNLSTTSAFTTAFALPDRLAAKAETAMIAADDKHFGGIAESLGRSIAELSERLDTERKAPAGKGRQAVDRDDAVRRMTGRLRALRRFSLDLCLGRMVRADGETIYIGRFGLTDSEGGRLLVDWRSPAAEPFFGATHANPMGLVSRRRYRWTGGRVTDYWDEVFTADGLRGHVALDDQSAFIASLGSSRSPRMRDVLGTIQADQDAIVRAGSAGALLVDGGPGTGKTVVALHRTAYLRYSDPRLKRVLFVGPHEPYLAYVADVLPNLGEDDVQTCTIRGLVAEGATAVPETDPEVARLKSSKDLVAAMETAVRFYQEPPGKPMVVSTEDEDVPVSVADWAAAFEAPDPGTPHNDARDQVWAELLAILAAKSGTGEAELARSRDLRRAFSRSWPLLEAADLVADLWSVPAYLRRCAPWLSAGEIRTLQRADPLAWTDADLPLLDAVRRRLGDPAAASDRRRREAAAGVRQAGMDRVVDDLIASSEYDDGEGLMTMLRQQDLREVLAGDEPAGDSMEKTFDHVVVDEAQELTDAEWQMLLSRCPSRSLTIVGDRAQARHGFTESWRERLERVGVARITTASLTVNYRTPAEVMAEAEPVIRAVLPDANVPTSIRSSGIGVHHGSLAELDAILDGHTEGTACVIRAERDQDRSGVRVLTPVLAKGLEFDLVVLIEPESFGAGIEGAVDRYVAMTRATSRLVVLT, encoded by the coding sequence TTGAACCTGTCCACCACCAGTGCCTTCACCACGGCCTTCGCGCTGCCGGACCGGCTCGCCGCCAAGGCGGAGACGGCCATGATCGCCGCCGACGACAAGCATTTCGGCGGCATCGCGGAAAGCCTCGGACGGTCGATCGCCGAACTGTCCGAGCGGCTCGACACCGAGCGCAAGGCGCCCGCCGGTAAGGGCCGGCAGGCCGTGGACCGGGACGACGCGGTCCGCCGGATGACCGGCCGGCTGCGGGCGCTGCGCCGGTTCAGCCTGGACCTCTGCCTCGGGCGGATGGTCCGGGCGGACGGGGAGACGATCTACATCGGCCGGTTCGGGCTGACCGACTCCGAGGGCGGCCGGCTGCTGGTGGACTGGCGTTCCCCGGCCGCTGAACCGTTCTTCGGCGCCACCCACGCCAACCCGATGGGCCTGGTCAGCCGCCGACGCTACCGGTGGACCGGCGGCCGGGTGACCGACTACTGGGACGAGGTGTTCACCGCCGACGGTCTGCGGGGGCACGTGGCCCTCGACGACCAGTCAGCGTTCATCGCCAGTCTCGGCAGCAGCCGGTCGCCGCGGATGCGGGACGTGCTCGGCACCATCCAGGCCGACCAGGACGCCATCGTCCGGGCCGGTTCGGCGGGCGCGCTACTGGTGGACGGCGGGCCGGGCACCGGCAAGACCGTGGTGGCCCTGCACCGCACCGCCTACCTGCGCTACTCCGATCCCCGGCTCAAGCGGGTGCTGTTCGTCGGCCCGCACGAGCCGTACCTGGCCTACGTCGCCGACGTGCTGCCGAACCTGGGTGAGGACGACGTGCAGACCTGCACCATCCGTGGCCTGGTCGCCGAAGGGGCGACGGCGGTCCCCGAGACCGACCCGGAGGTGGCCCGGCTGAAATCCTCGAAGGACCTGGTGGCGGCGATGGAGACGGCGGTCCGGTTCTATCAGGAACCACCCGGCAAGCCCATGGTGGTCAGCACCGAGGACGAGGACGTCCCGGTCAGCGTGGCGGACTGGGCGGCGGCGTTCGAGGCCCCGGACCCGGGCACCCCGCACAACGACGCCCGCGACCAGGTCTGGGCCGAACTGCTCGCGATCCTGGCGGCGAAGTCCGGGACCGGCGAGGCGGAACTGGCCCGCAGCCGGGACCTGCGGCGGGCCTTCAGCCGGTCGTGGCCGCTGCTGGAGGCCGCCGACCTGGTCGCGGATCTCTGGTCGGTGCCCGCCTACCTGCGCCGATGCGCGCCCTGGCTGAGCGCCGGCGAGATCCGCACGCTGCAGCGGGCCGATCCGTTGGCCTGGACCGACGCCGACCTGCCGCTGCTCGACGCGGTGCGGCGTCGACTCGGTGATCCCGCGGCGGCGAGCGACCGGCGCCGCCGGGAGGCCGCGGCCGGAGTCCGGCAGGCCGGCATGGACCGGGTCGTCGACGATCTGATCGCCTCGAGCGAGTACGACGACGGCGAAGGCCTGATGACCATGCTTCGGCAGCAGGATCTGCGGGAGGTGCTGGCCGGTGACGAGCCGGCTGGTGACTCGATGGAGAAGACGTTCGACCACGTGGTCGTGGACGAGGCGCAGGAGCTGACCGACGCCGAGTGGCAGATGCTGCTGTCCCGGTGCCCGTCGCGGAGCCTGACGATCGTCGGCGACCGGGCCCAGGCCCGGCACGGCTTCACCGAGTCGTGGCGGGAGCGGCTGGAACGGGTGGGGGTCGCCCGGATCACGACGGCGTCGCTGACGGTGAACTACCGGACGCCGGCCGAGGTGATGGCCGAGGCGGAACCGGTGATCCGGGCCGTCCTGCCGGACGCCAACGTGCCCACCTCGATCCGGAGCAGCGGTATCGGAGTGCACCACGGCTCGCTCGCCGAGCTGGACGCGATCCTCGACGGCCACACCGAGGGCACCGCCTGCGTGATCAGGGCAGAGCGCGATCAAGACCGGTCTGGTGTACGGGTTCTGACCCCCGTACTCGCGAAGGGCCTGGAATTTGATCTGGTGGTCCTGATCGAACCGGAGTCGTTCGGCGCCGGCATCGAGGGCGCCGTCGACCGTTATGTGGCCATGACACGCGCGACGAGCCGCCTGGTCGTCCTGACCTGA